From one Drosophila subpulchrella strain 33 F10 #4 breed RU33 chromosome 3L, RU_Dsub_v1.1 Primary Assembly, whole genome shotgun sequence genomic stretch:
- the LOC119553312 gene encoding LITAF domain-containing protein: MSKPGSAPPQFTYVPPPSAPPSYQEAVGGVKPVGPYTPVVAPATTANTTIVTTVVPISRTSTHMICPSCHAEIETTTRTEPGMIAYLSGFLIALFGCWLGCCLIPCCIDDCMDVHHSCPNCRAYLGRYRR, translated from the exons ATGAGTAAACCTGGCAGTGCTCCTCCGCAGTTCACCTATGTGCCGCCCCCATCGGCCCCGCCCTCGTACCAGGAGGCGGTGGGCGGGGTGAAGCCCGTGGGTCCATATACGCCCGTTGTTGCGCCCGCCACCACGGCGAACACCACGATTGTGACCACGGTGGTGCCCATCAGCCGCACCTCGACGCACATGATCTGTCCATCGTGCCACGCCGAGATTGAGACGACCACGCGCACCGAGCCCGGAATGATTGCCTACTTGTCCGGCTTTTTGATTGCCCTATTCGG ATGCTGGCTGGGATGCTGCCTGATACCTTGCTGCATTGATGACTGCATGGATGTGCACCACTCGTGTCCCAATTGTCGGGCGTATTTGGGTCGCTATCGCCGATAG